In the Bos taurus isolate L1 Dominette 01449 registration number 42190680 breed Hereford chromosome 21, ARS-UCD2.0, whole genome shotgun sequence genome, one interval contains:
- the MAN2A2 gene encoding alpha-mannosidase 2x isoform X4, with product MKLKKQVTVCGAAIFCVAVFSLYLMLDRVQHDPARHQNGGNFPRSQISVLQNRIEQLEQLLEENHEIISHIKDSVLELTANVEGPPALLPYYVANGSWVVPPEPRPSFFSISPQDCQFALGGRGPKPELQMLTISEELPFDNVDGGVWKQGFDISYSPHDWDSEDLQVFVVPHSHNDPGWLKTFDKYYTEQTQHILNNMVSKLQEDPRRRFIWAEVSFFAKWWDNISAQKRAAVRRLVGNGQLEIATGGWVMPDEANSHYFALIDQLIEGHQWLEKNLGATPRSGWAVDPFGYSPTMPYLLRRANLTSMLIQRVHYAIKKHFAASHSLEFMWRQTWDSDASTDIFCHMMPFYSYDVPHTCGPDPKICCQFDFKRLPGGRISCPWKVPPRAITEANVAERAGLLLDQYRKKSRLFRSNVLLVPLGDDFRYDKPQEWDAQFFNYQRLFDFLNSKPDLHVQAQFGTLSDYFDALYKRTGVEPGARPPGFPVLSGDFFSYADREDHYWTGYYTSRPFYKNLDRVLEAHLRGAEILYSLAVAHARRAGLASQFPLSNFALLTDARRTLGLFQHHDAITGTAKEAVVVDYGVRLLRSLVSLKQVIMNAAHYLVLGDKKTYHFDPEVPFLQMDDTRLNHDALPERTVIQLESSPRYVVLFNPLEQERLSVVSLLVSSPRVRVLSEEGQPLAVQVSAHWSSATDMVPDVYQVSVPVRLPALGLGVLQLQQGLDGPRTLPSSVRVYLHGRPLSVSRNEAFPLRVIDSGTSDFALSNRYMQVWFSGLTGLLKSVRRVDEEQEQRVDMEFLVYGTRSSKDKSGAYLFLPDGEAKPYVPRDPPVLRVTEGPFFSEVVACYEHVHQVVRLYNLPGVEGLSLDVSSLVDIRDYVNKELALRIRTDINSQGIFFTDLNGFQVQPRRYLKKLPLQANFYPMPVMAYLQDAQNRLTLHTAQALGVSSLHDGQLEVILDRRLMQDDNRGLGQGLKDNKRTCNHFRLLLERRTPGREPGFFSKLAAMFRGLIFHSSRNRNREVREAASASFPSLLSHLTSMYLNTPVLALPVARRQAPGPALRSFHPLASSLPCDFHLLNLRTLQAEEDGLPSAETALLLHRKGFDCGLEAKNLGFNCTTSQGKVALGSLFHGLDVVFLQPTSLTLLYPLASPSNSTDVYVEPMEITTFRLRLG from the exons ATGAAGCTGAAAAAGCAGGTGACAGTGTGTGGGGCTGCTATCTTCTGCGTGGCTGTCTTCTCGCTCTACCTCATGTTGGACCGAGTACAACATGATCCTGCTCGACACCAGAACGGTGGGAACTTCCCCCGG AGTCAGATATCTGTGCTACAGAACCGCATTGAACAGCTGGAACAGCTGTTGGAGGAGAACCATGAGATCATCAGCCACATCAAAGACTCTGTGCTGGAGCTGACGGCCAACGTGGAGGGCCCACCTGCCCTGCTGCCCTACTATGTGGCCAACGGCTCCTGGGTGGTGCCACCAGAGCCCCGGCCCAGCTTCTTCTCCATCTCCCCTCAAGACTGCCAGTTTGCTTTGGGGGGCCGCGGCCCGAAGCCAGAGCTGCAG ATGCTGACTATATCAGAGGAGTTGCCATTTGACAACGTGGATGGCGGCGTGTGGAAGCAAGGCTTCGACATTTCCTACAGCCCACACGACTGGGACTCCGAGGACCTGCAGGTGTTCGTGGTCCCCCACTCTCACAACGACCCAG GCTGGCTCAAGACCTTTGACAAGTACTACACAGAACAGACCCAGCACATCCTCAACAACATGGTGTCTAAGCTGCAGGAGGACCCCCGGCGGCGCTTCATCTGGGCAGAAGTCTCCTTCTTCGCCAAGTGGTGGGACAACATCAGTGCCCAAAAGAGAGCAGCAGTCCGAAG GCTGGTGGGAAATGGGCAGCTGGAGATTGCAACAGGAGGCTGGGTGATGCCGGATGAGGCCAACTCCCATTATTTTGCGTTGATTGACCAGCTCATCGAGGGCCACCAGTGGCTGGAGAAGAACCTGG GTGCAACCCCGCGCTCAGGCTGGGCGGTGGACCCCTTTGGATACAGCCCCACCATGCCTTACCTGCTGCGCCGTGCCAACCTGACCAGCATGCTCATTCAGAGGGTACACTACGCCATCAAGAAGCACTTTGCCGCCAGCCACAGCCTGGAGTTCATGTGGAGGCAGACCTGGG ACTCGGACGCCAGCACAGACATCTTCTGCCACATGATGCCTTTCTACAGCTACGATGTCCCCCATACGTGTGGCCCGGATCCAAAGATCTGCTGCCAGTTCGATTTCAAGCGCTTGCCTGGTGGGCGGATCAGCTGCCCTTGGAAGGTGCCGCCCCGGGCTATCACGGAGGCCAATGTGGCCGAGAG GGCAGGCCTGCTCCTGGACCAGTACAGGAAGAAGTCCCGGCTCTTCCGGAGCAATGTGCTCCTGGTGCCGCTGGGCGATGACTTCCGCTACGACAAGCCCCAGGAGTGGGACGCCCAGTTCTTCAACTACCAGCGGCTCTTTGACTTCCTCAACAGCAAGCCTGACCTCCACGTGCAG GCCCAGTTTGGCACCCTCTCCGACTATTTTGACGCTCTATACAAGAGGACAGGGGTGGAGCCGGGGGCCCGGcctccaggtttccctgtgctGAGCGGGGATTTCTTCTCCTACGCGGACCGGGAGGACCACTACTGGACAGGCTATTACACTTCACGGCCTTTCTACAAGAACCTGGACCGCGTCCTGGAAGCACACCTGCG GGGCGCAGAGATCCTGTACAGCCTGGCTGTGGCTCACGCCCGCCGCGCTGGACTGGCCAGCCAGTTCCCGCTCTCGAACTTCGCCCTTCTGACGGACGCTCGGCGCACACTGGGGCTCTTCCAGCACCACGACGCCATCACAGGCACGGCCAAGGAGGCCGTTGTGGTGGACTATGGGGTCAG GCTTCTGCGCTCCCTTGTCAGCCTGAAGCAGGTCATCATGAATGCAGCTCACTACCTGGTGCTGGGGGACAAGAAGACCTACCACTTTGACCCAGAGGTGCCCTTCCTGCAGATG GATGACACCCGCTTAAATCACGACGCCCTTCCAGAGCGCACAGTGATCCAGCTGGAATCTTCACCCAG GTATGTGGTGCTGTTCAACCCATTGGAGCAGGAGCGGCTCAGCGTGGTGTCCCTGCTGGTGAGCTCACCCCGGGTGCGTGTGCTTTCGGAGGAGGGTCAGCCCCTGGCCGTGCAGGTCAGCGCGCACTGGAGCTCTGCCACCGACATGGTCCCTGACGTCTATCAG GTATCTGTGCCTGTCCGCCTGCCAGCGCTGGGTCTTGGCGTGCTGCAGCTGCAGCAGGGCCTGGACGGGCCCCGCACGCTGCCCTCCTCCGTGCGCGTCTACCTACACGGGCGGCCGCTGTCTGTCAGCAGGAATGAGGCATTCCCTCTCCGTGTCATTGACTCGGGCACCAGTGACTTCGCCCTCAGCAACCGCTACATGCAGGTCTGGTTCTCAGGCCTTACCGGGCTCCTCAAG AGTGTCCGAAGGgtggatgaggagcaggaacagcgggtGGACATGGAGTTCCTCGTCTATGGCACCCGCTCGTCCAAAGATAAGAGTGGAGCCTACCTCTTTCTGCCTGACGGCGAGGCCAAG CCCTACGTCCCCAGGGACCCACCCGTGCTGCGCGTCACAGAAGGCCCTTTCTTCTCAGAGGTGGTTGCCTGCTACGAGCACGTTCACCAGGTGGTCCGGCTGTATAACCTGCCGG GGGTGGAGGGGCTGTCCCTGGATGTGTCGTCCTTGGTGGACATCCGCGACTACGTCAACAAGGAGCTGGCCCTGCGCATTCGCACGGACATCAACAGCCAGGGCATCTTCTTCACGGACCTCAACGGCTTTCAG GTGCAGCCCCGACGGTATCTGAAGAAGCTGCCCCTGCAGGCCAACTTCTACCCCATGCCTGTCATGGCCTACCTCCAGGACGCCCAGAACCGCCTCACGCTGCACACGGCCCAGGCCCTGGGCGTCTCCAGCCTCCACGATG GCCAGCTAGAGGTGATCTTGGACCGGAGACTGATGCAGGACGACAACCGGGGCCTCGGCCAAGGGCTCAAGGACAACAAGAGAACCTGCAACCACTTCCGCCTCCTGTTAGAACGGCGAACCCCAGGCAGGGAG CCTGGCTTTTTCTCCAAACTGGCAGCCATGTTTAGGGGCTTGATCTTTCACAGCAGCAGGAACAGGAACCGAGAG GTCCGCGAGGCCGCCTCTGCAAGCTTCCCGTCCCTCCTCAGCCACCTGACCTCCATGTACCTGAACACCCCTGTGCTCGCCCTGCCCGTGGCCAGGAGGCAGGCCCCTGGCCCCGCTCTGCGCTCTTTTCACCCTCTGGCCTCCTCACTGCCCTGTGACTTCCACCTGCTCAACCTGCGGACGCTCCAGGCCGAG GAGGATGGCTTGCCCTCGGCAGAAACCGCGCTCCTCTTACACCGCAAGGGTTTTGACTGTGGCCTTGAGGCCAAGAACTTGGGTTTCAACTGCACCACCAGCCAAGGCAAG gTGGCCCTGGGCAGCCTCTTCCACGGCCTGGACGTGGTTTTCCTGCAGCCAACCTCCTTGACCCTGCTGTACCCTCTGGCCTCGCCCTCCAATAGCACTGACGTCTACGTGGAGCCCATGGAGATCACCACCTTTCGCCTCCGCTTGGGCTAG
- the MAN2A2 gene encoding alpha-mannosidase 2x isoform X1 gives MPPCQVVTEHEKLLFLWSQANWCPAGAGTHWDIWWKDHHGIFACRSYICCPSSQVCVEASMKLKKQVTVCGAAIFCVAVFSLYLMLDRVQHDPARHQNGGNFPRSQISVLQNRIEQLEQLLEENHEIISHIKDSVLELTANVEGPPALLPYYVANGSWVVPPEPRPSFFSISPQDCQFALGGRGPKPELQMLTISEELPFDNVDGGVWKQGFDISYSPHDWDSEDLQVFVVPHSHNDPGWLKTFDKYYTEQTQHILNNMVSKLQEDPRRRFIWAEVSFFAKWWDNISAQKRAAVRRLVGNGQLEIATGGWVMPDEANSHYFALIDQLIEGHQWLEKNLGATPRSGWAVDPFGYSPTMPYLLRRANLTSMLIQRVHYAIKKHFAASHSLEFMWRQTWDSDASTDIFCHMMPFYSYDVPHTCGPDPKICCQFDFKRLPGGRISCPWKVPPRAITEANVAERAGLLLDQYRKKSRLFRSNVLLVPLGDDFRYDKPQEWDAQFFNYQRLFDFLNSKPDLHVQAQFGTLSDYFDALYKRTGVEPGARPPGFPVLSGDFFSYADREDHYWTGYYTSRPFYKNLDRVLEAHLRGAEILYSLAVAHARRAGLASQFPLSNFALLTDARRTLGLFQHHDAITGTAKEAVVVDYGVRLLRSLVSLKQVIMNAAHYLVLGDKKTYHFDPEVPFLQMDDTRLNHDALPERTVIQLESSPRYVVLFNPLEQERLSVVSLLVSSPRVRVLSEEGQPLAVQVSAHWSSATDMVPDVYQVSVPVRLPALGLGVLQLQQGLDGPRTLPSSVRVYLHGRPLSVSRNEAFPLRVIDSGTSDFALSNRYMQVWFSGLTGLLKSVRRVDEEQEQRVDMEFLVYGTRSSKDKSGAYLFLPDGEAKPYVPRDPPVLRVTEGPFFSEVVACYEHVHQVVRLYNLPGVEGLSLDVSSLVDIRDYVNKELALRIRTDINSQGIFFTDLNGFQVQPRRYLKKLPLQANFYPMPVMAYLQDAQNRLTLHTAQALGVSSLHDGQLEVILDRRLMQDDNRGLGQGLKDNKRTCNHFRLLLERRTPGREPGFFSKLAAMFRGLIFHSSRNRNREVREAASASFPSLLSHLTSMYLNTPVLALPVARRQAPGPALRSFHPLASSLPCDFHLLNLRTLQAEEDGLPSAETALLLHRKGFDCGLEAKNLGFNCTTSQGKVALGSLFHGLDVVFLQPTSLTLLYPLASPSNSTDVYVEPMEITTFRLRLG, from the exons ATGCCACCCtgccaggttgtcacagagcacgagAAGCTTTTGTTTCTTTGGAGTCAGGCAAATTGGTGTCCCGCAGGAGCAGGAACTCATTGGGACATTTGGTGGAAAGACCACCACGGGATTTTTGCTTGCCGGAGCTACATCTGCTGTCCCTCCAGCCAGGTGTGTGTGGAGGCCAGTATGAAGCTGAAAAAGCAGGTGACAGTGTGTGGGGCTGCTATCTTCTGCGTGGCTGTCTTCTCGCTCTACCTCATGTTGGACCGAGTACAACATGATCCTGCTCGACACCAGAACGGTGGGAACTTCCCCCGG AGTCAGATATCTGTGCTACAGAACCGCATTGAACAGCTGGAACAGCTGTTGGAGGAGAACCATGAGATCATCAGCCACATCAAAGACTCTGTGCTGGAGCTGACGGCCAACGTGGAGGGCCCACCTGCCCTGCTGCCCTACTATGTGGCCAACGGCTCCTGGGTGGTGCCACCAGAGCCCCGGCCCAGCTTCTTCTCCATCTCCCCTCAAGACTGCCAGTTTGCTTTGGGGGGCCGCGGCCCGAAGCCAGAGCTGCAG ATGCTGACTATATCAGAGGAGTTGCCATTTGACAACGTGGATGGCGGCGTGTGGAAGCAAGGCTTCGACATTTCCTACAGCCCACACGACTGGGACTCCGAGGACCTGCAGGTGTTCGTGGTCCCCCACTCTCACAACGACCCAG GCTGGCTCAAGACCTTTGACAAGTACTACACAGAACAGACCCAGCACATCCTCAACAACATGGTGTCTAAGCTGCAGGAGGACCCCCGGCGGCGCTTCATCTGGGCAGAAGTCTCCTTCTTCGCCAAGTGGTGGGACAACATCAGTGCCCAAAAGAGAGCAGCAGTCCGAAG GCTGGTGGGAAATGGGCAGCTGGAGATTGCAACAGGAGGCTGGGTGATGCCGGATGAGGCCAACTCCCATTATTTTGCGTTGATTGACCAGCTCATCGAGGGCCACCAGTGGCTGGAGAAGAACCTGG GTGCAACCCCGCGCTCAGGCTGGGCGGTGGACCCCTTTGGATACAGCCCCACCATGCCTTACCTGCTGCGCCGTGCCAACCTGACCAGCATGCTCATTCAGAGGGTACACTACGCCATCAAGAAGCACTTTGCCGCCAGCCACAGCCTGGAGTTCATGTGGAGGCAGACCTGGG ACTCGGACGCCAGCACAGACATCTTCTGCCACATGATGCCTTTCTACAGCTACGATGTCCCCCATACGTGTGGCCCGGATCCAAAGATCTGCTGCCAGTTCGATTTCAAGCGCTTGCCTGGTGGGCGGATCAGCTGCCCTTGGAAGGTGCCGCCCCGGGCTATCACGGAGGCCAATGTGGCCGAGAG GGCAGGCCTGCTCCTGGACCAGTACAGGAAGAAGTCCCGGCTCTTCCGGAGCAATGTGCTCCTGGTGCCGCTGGGCGATGACTTCCGCTACGACAAGCCCCAGGAGTGGGACGCCCAGTTCTTCAACTACCAGCGGCTCTTTGACTTCCTCAACAGCAAGCCTGACCTCCACGTGCAG GCCCAGTTTGGCACCCTCTCCGACTATTTTGACGCTCTATACAAGAGGACAGGGGTGGAGCCGGGGGCCCGGcctccaggtttccctgtgctGAGCGGGGATTTCTTCTCCTACGCGGACCGGGAGGACCACTACTGGACAGGCTATTACACTTCACGGCCTTTCTACAAGAACCTGGACCGCGTCCTGGAAGCACACCTGCG GGGCGCAGAGATCCTGTACAGCCTGGCTGTGGCTCACGCCCGCCGCGCTGGACTGGCCAGCCAGTTCCCGCTCTCGAACTTCGCCCTTCTGACGGACGCTCGGCGCACACTGGGGCTCTTCCAGCACCACGACGCCATCACAGGCACGGCCAAGGAGGCCGTTGTGGTGGACTATGGGGTCAG GCTTCTGCGCTCCCTTGTCAGCCTGAAGCAGGTCATCATGAATGCAGCTCACTACCTGGTGCTGGGGGACAAGAAGACCTACCACTTTGACCCAGAGGTGCCCTTCCTGCAGATG GATGACACCCGCTTAAATCACGACGCCCTTCCAGAGCGCACAGTGATCCAGCTGGAATCTTCACCCAG GTATGTGGTGCTGTTCAACCCATTGGAGCAGGAGCGGCTCAGCGTGGTGTCCCTGCTGGTGAGCTCACCCCGGGTGCGTGTGCTTTCGGAGGAGGGTCAGCCCCTGGCCGTGCAGGTCAGCGCGCACTGGAGCTCTGCCACCGACATGGTCCCTGACGTCTATCAG GTATCTGTGCCTGTCCGCCTGCCAGCGCTGGGTCTTGGCGTGCTGCAGCTGCAGCAGGGCCTGGACGGGCCCCGCACGCTGCCCTCCTCCGTGCGCGTCTACCTACACGGGCGGCCGCTGTCTGTCAGCAGGAATGAGGCATTCCCTCTCCGTGTCATTGACTCGGGCACCAGTGACTTCGCCCTCAGCAACCGCTACATGCAGGTCTGGTTCTCAGGCCTTACCGGGCTCCTCAAG AGTGTCCGAAGGgtggatgaggagcaggaacagcgggtGGACATGGAGTTCCTCGTCTATGGCACCCGCTCGTCCAAAGATAAGAGTGGAGCCTACCTCTTTCTGCCTGACGGCGAGGCCAAG CCCTACGTCCCCAGGGACCCACCCGTGCTGCGCGTCACAGAAGGCCCTTTCTTCTCAGAGGTGGTTGCCTGCTACGAGCACGTTCACCAGGTGGTCCGGCTGTATAACCTGCCGG GGGTGGAGGGGCTGTCCCTGGATGTGTCGTCCTTGGTGGACATCCGCGACTACGTCAACAAGGAGCTGGCCCTGCGCATTCGCACGGACATCAACAGCCAGGGCATCTTCTTCACGGACCTCAACGGCTTTCAG GTGCAGCCCCGACGGTATCTGAAGAAGCTGCCCCTGCAGGCCAACTTCTACCCCATGCCTGTCATGGCCTACCTCCAGGACGCCCAGAACCGCCTCACGCTGCACACGGCCCAGGCCCTGGGCGTCTCCAGCCTCCACGATG GCCAGCTAGAGGTGATCTTGGACCGGAGACTGATGCAGGACGACAACCGGGGCCTCGGCCAAGGGCTCAAGGACAACAAGAGAACCTGCAACCACTTCCGCCTCCTGTTAGAACGGCGAACCCCAGGCAGGGAG CCTGGCTTTTTCTCCAAACTGGCAGCCATGTTTAGGGGCTTGATCTTTCACAGCAGCAGGAACAGGAACCGAGAG GTCCGCGAGGCCGCCTCTGCAAGCTTCCCGTCCCTCCTCAGCCACCTGACCTCCATGTACCTGAACACCCCTGTGCTCGCCCTGCCCGTGGCCAGGAGGCAGGCCCCTGGCCCCGCTCTGCGCTCTTTTCACCCTCTGGCCTCCTCACTGCCCTGTGACTTCCACCTGCTCAACCTGCGGACGCTCCAGGCCGAG GAGGATGGCTTGCCCTCGGCAGAAACCGCGCTCCTCTTACACCGCAAGGGTTTTGACTGTGGCCTTGAGGCCAAGAACTTGGGTTTCAACTGCACCACCAGCCAAGGCAAG gTGGCCCTGGGCAGCCTCTTCCACGGCCTGGACGTGGTTTTCCTGCAGCCAACCTCCTTGACCCTGCTGTACCCTCTGGCCTCGCCCTCCAATAGCACTGACGTCTACGTGGAGCCCATGGAGATCACCACCTTTCGCCTCCGCTTGGGCTAG
- the MAN2A2 gene encoding alpha-mannosidase 2x, with product MKLKKQVTVCGAAIFCVAVFSLYLMLDRVQHDPARHQNGGNFPRSQISVLQNRIEQLEQLLEENHEIISHIKDSVLELTANVEGPPALLPYYVANGSWVVPPEPRPSFFSISPQDCQFALGGRGPKPELQMLTISEELPFDNVDGGVWKQGFDISYSPHDWDSEDLQVFVVPHSHNDPGWLKTFDKYYTEQTQHILNNMVSKLQEDPRRRFIWAEVSFFAKWWDNISAQKRAAVRRLVGNGQLEIATGGWVMPDEANSHYFALIDQLIEGHQWLEKNLGATPRSGWAVDPFGYSPTMPYLLRRANLTSMLIQRVHYAIKKHFAASHSLEFMWRQTWDSDASTDIFCHMMPFYSYDVPHTCGPDPKICCQFDFKRLPGGRISCPWKVPPRAITEANVAERAGLLLDQYRKKSRLFRSNVLLVPLGDDFRYDKPQEWDAQFFNYQRLFDFLNSKPDLHVQAQFGTLSDYFDALYKRTGVEPGARPPGFPVLSGDFFSYADREDHYWTGYYTSRPFYKNLDRVLEAHLRGAEILYSLAVAHARRAGLASQFPLSNFALLTDARRTLGLFQHHDAITGTAKEAVVVDYGVRLLRSLVSLKQVIMNAAHYLVLGDKKTYHFDPEVPFLQMDDTRLNHDALPERTVIQLESSPRYVVLFNPLEQERLSVVSLLVSSPRVRVLSEEGQPLAVQVSAHWSSATDMVPDVYQVSVPVRLPALGLGVLQLQQGLDGPRTLPSSVRVYLHGRPLSVSRNEAFPLRVIDSGTSDFALSNRYMQVWFSGLTGLLKSVRRVDEEQEQRVDMEFLVYGTRSSKDKSGAYLFLPDGEAKPYVPRDPPVLRVTEGPFFSEVVACYEHVHQVVRLYNLPGVEGLSLDVSSLVDIRDYVNKELALRIRTDINSQGIFFTDLNGFQVQPRRYLKKLPLQANFYPMPVMAYLQDAQNRLTLHTAQALGVSSLHDGQLEVILDRRLMQDDNRGLGQGLKDNKRTCNHFRLLLERRTPGREVREAASASFPSLLSHLTSMYLNTPVLALPVARRQAPGPALRSFHPLASSLPCDFHLLNLRTLQAEEDGLPSAETALLLHRKGFDCGLEAKNLGFNCTTSQGKVALGSLFHGLDVVFLQPTSLTLLYPLASPSNSTDVYVEPMEITTFRLRLG from the exons ATGAAGCTGAAAAAGCAGGTGACAGTGTGTGGGGCTGCTATCTTCTGCGTGGCTGTCTTCTCGCTCTACCTCATGTTGGACCGAGTACAACATGATCCTGCTCGACACCAGAACGGTGGGAACTTCCCCCGG AGTCAGATATCTGTGCTACAGAACCGCATTGAACAGCTGGAACAGCTGTTGGAGGAGAACCATGAGATCATCAGCCACATCAAAGACTCTGTGCTGGAGCTGACGGCCAACGTGGAGGGCCCACCTGCCCTGCTGCCCTACTATGTGGCCAACGGCTCCTGGGTGGTGCCACCAGAGCCCCGGCCCAGCTTCTTCTCCATCTCCCCTCAAGACTGCCAGTTTGCTTTGGGGGGCCGCGGCCCGAAGCCAGAGCTGCAG ATGCTGACTATATCAGAGGAGTTGCCATTTGACAACGTGGATGGCGGCGTGTGGAAGCAAGGCTTCGACATTTCCTACAGCCCACACGACTGGGACTCCGAGGACCTGCAGGTGTTCGTGGTCCCCCACTCTCACAACGACCCAG GCTGGCTCAAGACCTTTGACAAGTACTACACAGAACAGACCCAGCACATCCTCAACAACATGGTGTCTAAGCTGCAGGAGGACCCCCGGCGGCGCTTCATCTGGGCAGAAGTCTCCTTCTTCGCCAAGTGGTGGGACAACATCAGTGCCCAAAAGAGAGCAGCAGTCCGAAG GCTGGTGGGAAATGGGCAGCTGGAGATTGCAACAGGAGGCTGGGTGATGCCGGATGAGGCCAACTCCCATTATTTTGCGTTGATTGACCAGCTCATCGAGGGCCACCAGTGGCTGGAGAAGAACCTGG GTGCAACCCCGCGCTCAGGCTGGGCGGTGGACCCCTTTGGATACAGCCCCACCATGCCTTACCTGCTGCGCCGTGCCAACCTGACCAGCATGCTCATTCAGAGGGTACACTACGCCATCAAGAAGCACTTTGCCGCCAGCCACAGCCTGGAGTTCATGTGGAGGCAGACCTGGG ACTCGGACGCCAGCACAGACATCTTCTGCCACATGATGCCTTTCTACAGCTACGATGTCCCCCATACGTGTGGCCCGGATCCAAAGATCTGCTGCCAGTTCGATTTCAAGCGCTTGCCTGGTGGGCGGATCAGCTGCCCTTGGAAGGTGCCGCCCCGGGCTATCACGGAGGCCAATGTGGCCGAGAG GGCAGGCCTGCTCCTGGACCAGTACAGGAAGAAGTCCCGGCTCTTCCGGAGCAATGTGCTCCTGGTGCCGCTGGGCGATGACTTCCGCTACGACAAGCCCCAGGAGTGGGACGCCCAGTTCTTCAACTACCAGCGGCTCTTTGACTTCCTCAACAGCAAGCCTGACCTCCACGTGCAG GCCCAGTTTGGCACCCTCTCCGACTATTTTGACGCTCTATACAAGAGGACAGGGGTGGAGCCGGGGGCCCGGcctccaggtttccctgtgctGAGCGGGGATTTCTTCTCCTACGCGGACCGGGAGGACCACTACTGGACAGGCTATTACACTTCACGGCCTTTCTACAAGAACCTGGACCGCGTCCTGGAAGCACACCTGCG GGGCGCAGAGATCCTGTACAGCCTGGCTGTGGCTCACGCCCGCCGCGCTGGACTGGCCAGCCAGTTCCCGCTCTCGAACTTCGCCCTTCTGACGGACGCTCGGCGCACACTGGGGCTCTTCCAGCACCACGACGCCATCACAGGCACGGCCAAGGAGGCCGTTGTGGTGGACTATGGGGTCAG GCTTCTGCGCTCCCTTGTCAGCCTGAAGCAGGTCATCATGAATGCAGCTCACTACCTGGTGCTGGGGGACAAGAAGACCTACCACTTTGACCCAGAGGTGCCCTTCCTGCAGATG GATGACACCCGCTTAAATCACGACGCCCTTCCAGAGCGCACAGTGATCCAGCTGGAATCTTCACCCAG GTATGTGGTGCTGTTCAACCCATTGGAGCAGGAGCGGCTCAGCGTGGTGTCCCTGCTGGTGAGCTCACCCCGGGTGCGTGTGCTTTCGGAGGAGGGTCAGCCCCTGGCCGTGCAGGTCAGCGCGCACTGGAGCTCTGCCACCGACATGGTCCCTGACGTCTATCAG GTATCTGTGCCTGTCCGCCTGCCAGCGCTGGGTCTTGGCGTGCTGCAGCTGCAGCAGGGCCTGGACGGGCCCCGCACGCTGCCCTCCTCCGTGCGCGTCTACCTACACGGGCGGCCGCTGTCTGTCAGCAGGAATGAGGCATTCCCTCTCCGTGTCATTGACTCGGGCACCAGTGACTTCGCCCTCAGCAACCGCTACATGCAGGTCTGGTTCTCAGGCCTTACCGGGCTCCTCAAG AGTGTCCGAAGGgtggatgaggagcaggaacagcgggtGGACATGGAGTTCCTCGTCTATGGCACCCGCTCGTCCAAAGATAAGAGTGGAGCCTACCTCTTTCTGCCTGACGGCGAGGCCAAG CCCTACGTCCCCAGGGACCCACCCGTGCTGCGCGTCACAGAAGGCCCTTTCTTCTCAGAGGTGGTTGCCTGCTACGAGCACGTTCACCAGGTGGTCCGGCTGTATAACCTGCCGG GGGTGGAGGGGCTGTCCCTGGATGTGTCGTCCTTGGTGGACATCCGCGACTACGTCAACAAGGAGCTGGCCCTGCGCATTCGCACGGACATCAACAGCCAGGGCATCTTCTTCACGGACCTCAACGGCTTTCAG GTGCAGCCCCGACGGTATCTGAAGAAGCTGCCCCTGCAGGCCAACTTCTACCCCATGCCTGTCATGGCCTACCTCCAGGACGCCCAGAACCGCCTCACGCTGCACACGGCCCAGGCCCTGGGCGTCTCCAGCCTCCACGATG GCCAGCTAGAGGTGATCTTGGACCGGAGACTGATGCAGGACGACAACCGGGGCCTCGGCCAAGGGCTCAAGGACAACAAGAGAACCTGCAACCACTTCCGCCTCCTGTTAGAACGGCGAACCCCAGGCAGGGAG GTCCGCGAGGCCGCCTCTGCAAGCTTCCCGTCCCTCCTCAGCCACCTGACCTCCATGTACCTGAACACCCCTGTGCTCGCCCTGCCCGTGGCCAGGAGGCAGGCCCCTGGCCCCGCTCTGCGCTCTTTTCACCCTCTGGCCTCCTCACTGCCCTGTGACTTCCACCTGCTCAACCTGCGGACGCTCCAGGCCGAG GAGGATGGCTTGCCCTCGGCAGAAACCGCGCTCCTCTTACACCGCAAGGGTTTTGACTGTGGCCTTGAGGCCAAGAACTTGGGTTTCAACTGCACCACCAGCCAAGGCAAG gTGGCCCTGGGCAGCCTCTTCCACGGCCTGGACGTGGTTTTCCTGCAGCCAACCTCCTTGACCCTGCTGTACCCTCTGGCCTCGCCCTCCAATAGCACTGACGTCTACGTGGAGCCCATGGAGATCACCACCTTTCGCCTCCGCTTGGGCTAG